The Francisella hispaniensis FSC454 genome includes the window TCCATGTCCTTGATAGTTTTTGCTTACAGCAAGGGAATACACCCTAATCGTTTTTTTATACTCAAAACATAGAATATAACCAGCTAACGAATCTTGTCTCTTAGCGACAAAAAAATATTTTTGCTTGTTAATATTGTAGGTAAATTGTTTTCTTGAAATTTTATCTGACAAAAAAGTAGAGTTTTCTAGATCTATAAGTGCTTGAAGATCAGTCAGTTGAGCCTTAGATATTTGCATATGGTAACTTCTTGTAGTTCATTCTGTTTAGAAATTCTAGCATTATAGTGGTATAGAGTTGCTCACCGATATAAGCATCCTCAATATCTGAATCTATAGATGGATTATCGTTAATTTCAATAATAATTGGCTTATTATCAACAACTTTTATATCAATGCCATATAAACCATTACCGATAGTTTTAGCGGCCTTAAGAGCAATTTTAATTACAGATTTATCAACTTGATGAATTGCAAATGCTTCGGAGCTACCGTGCTGAGTGGTTTTCTTATTATGGTTAGTAATTTGCCAATGACCTTTTGCCATGAAGTACTTACACGCATATATTGGCTTATTATTTAATATACCAATACGCCAGTCAAAATCAGTATAATAATATTTTTGCGCTATTATTATCGAAGACTGCTCAAACATATCGTTAAGTATTTGCTGCAATTCACCCGCAGAGTTAGCTTTTTTGACACCTTTTGAAAATGAGCCATCAGGTATTTTTAGAACTATTGGTAAACCAAGCTCATCGATCAATTTTTGTGGTGAAAAGCTTTCATCTTTGAAAATAAGTTTACCTTCTGGAGTTGGAATTTTATTTTTAATCATCAAATTATGTAGATAAACCTTATTAGTACAACAGGTTATCGATTTTGTATCATCAATAACCACAAGATTATTATCTTCGGCTTTTTTTGCAAAACTATAGCTATAATGATTAATTGAAGTCGATGTTCTAATAAAAAGTCCATCGTATTCAAGCAAACTCATATAATCATCTTTAGTAATTAGATCTGTATAAATCCCTAAACTATGAGCAGCTTTTTGAAAATTCTTAAGAGCCTTACTATCACTAGGAGGCAATATCTCGTCAGGATCATGTAATATTGCTAAATCATAATAGTAGTTCTTTTTGATTTTTCTCTTACGCCAAACTTTACTACTAAATTTGTTTAGAGCATTTGCAAAAATTGTTTGTTCAGTATCACTAAGTGAGCTTATGCGCCCTATAGCTATTTTCTTGATTTTCCATAAAGAACTTTGTTTTTCTAATATTACTTCTAATATTGGTGTAGGATATGTTTCAAATATTTTTTTAGCTATTTTTTCAATACCTTTTATATTAGCAACTCCAAAGAAAATCTTAATAGCTAAAAAATCGACATTTAAAGTGTTTAAAGATTTATAATCTTTATTATTAACCAAATTAGATAGTAGAGTTTGTTCGAAATGACTAATACTATTTAAAGTTTCAACGGTTGGTATAATCGTATCTTTATTTGAATGTGCTAAAAGACAAGCATAATAGCCTTGCTCTAGGTAATTCATCTGTTCAGATAGATTTATAATATAGTTAGGTTTGGTACTAATATTTTGTAGATATTCGTGAGTTGTTTCTAAATTTGAATAAGGATAATACGGTGACCATATATCTTTGTTATCAATAAGTATTTTTAAAGGTTTCATATAACCTCTTGTTAGAACTAAGGCGAGCGTATTATCTGCTTTTTTTTATAAATTGCAAGAGTTTTTATAAGTCTTATCTTAGTAACTTTTATTTATAAAAAAAGTAAAGTTGTTAGTTGTAGATTAATTAGGGTAAGATTGTACTTAAGTAATAATATTTTGATGTCTATATGTCAGTTAGACAAAGATGTTTATTAGCTATACTTTTATTTATAAGTAGCGTTTGTTCTAGTTATACTTATGATAAGCTTGAGGAATTTAAATATAATCAAAATATTTTACTTACTGGTATTGTCAGTGGCATTCCAAAACTACAAGATGATCAGTATGAGTTTATTTTTCATAGCTATAAGTATGGTGATATATTACTCAAGGCAGCTAAGTCGTATCGCCACTATATAATACCAGCCAATAAGCTAGAAATAGAAGCAAAAATCTATAAGCCGCATGAGTATGATAATTTAGCTGCTTTTAATTATGCTGAATATCTTGAGCATAATGATATTATTGCTCTTGGCAGGGTTATTGATAACTCAGCTATTGCATACAAGGGTACAGCAAGCTTATATTTGCCTGAGCGAATAAGGTATTATCTATATAACTATCTACAAAATCACTTAAGAGATTATAAACAAAAAGATTTTGCTATAGCACTACTTATTGGAGATAAGAATTTTAATCAGTTTCAGCAGAATCTTTTGATTAGTTCTGGAACCTCACATCTAATGGTAATTTCTGGGCTACATGTTGGACTTTTAGCACTTATTGCATTTATTATTTTTAGAGGGTTATGGTCATTATCTCCACGTTTATGTCGCAAGTTGCCAGCACAATATATTGGGGTTATAGCTTCTGTTATTATAGCTTTTATCTATAGTTTACTAGCTGGCTTTAGCTTACCAACACAACGAGCATTAATAATGCTTTTAGTAGTAGCTATGTTATGGCTTTTTGGAAAGCGCATTTCGATAGTTAAGTCGTTACTAGTTGCTTTTGTCATAATACTTTTGCTTGATTTTGAGTCAATTTATAGTATTAGTCTTTGGTTGAGTTTCTCAGCTGTGATCTTATTGGTTATTATCTCCATAGCACTGCAACAGTATAGGTCAAAGTTAGCAAAAACTTTGCTTG containing:
- a CDS encoding RimK family protein, with protein sequence MKPLKILIDNKDIWSPYYPYSNLETTHEYLQNISTKPNYIINLSEQMNYLEQGYYACLLAHSNKDTIIPTVETLNSISHFEQTLLSNLVNNKDYKSLNTLNVDFLAIKIFFGVANIKGIEKIAKKIFETYPTPILEVILEKQSSLWKIKKIAIGRISSLSDTEQTIFANALNKFSSKVWRKRKIKKNYYYDLAILHDPDEILPPSDSKALKNFQKAAHSLGIYTDLITKDDYMSLLEYDGLFIRTSTSINHYSYSFAKKAEDNNLVVIDDTKSITCCTNKVYLHNLMIKNKIPTPEGKLIFKDESFSPQKLIDELGLPIVLKIPDGSFSKGVKKANSAGELQQILNDMFEQSSIIIAQKYYYTDFDWRIGILNNKPIYACKYFMAKGHWQITNHNKKTTQHGSSEAFAIHQVDKSVIKIALKAAKTIGNGLYGIDIKVVDNKPIIIEINDNPSIDSDIEDAYIGEQLYTTIMLEFLNRMNYKKLPYANI
- a CDS encoding GNAT family N-acetyltransferase; this translates as MQISKAQLTDLQALIDLENSTFLSDKISRKQFTYNINKQKYFFVAKRQDSLAGYILCFEYKKTIRVYSLAVSKNYQGHGIGKKLLEYILNNTNKNISLEVNTNNLIAISLYQKLGFVTNKQINNYYENGDSAYKMLLRRKY